One stretch of Bosea vaviloviae DNA includes these proteins:
- a CDS encoding MarR family transcriptional regulator encodes MRGFVSQLDLARMIERVSRRFLDYLRLELTKLGVDDISPSQVMVLLTIGAGEIAVRDLLDRGHYVGSNASYNLKQLVESGYLDRGASPRDRRLARISLSPKGQLLCERLRLLDETSQFGQNPEIDIETDLQTTHDTLRRLEQWWSDALRYGGVLLASCTSYSFIVQDQVNLLT; translated from the coding sequence ATGCGCGGCTTCGTCTCCCAGCTCGACCTCGCTCGCATGATCGAGCGGGTCAGCCGGCGCTTCCTCGACTATTTGCGGCTTGAATTGACCAAGCTCGGGGTCGACGACATCTCACCGTCACAGGTGATGGTGCTGCTGACGATCGGTGCGGGCGAGATCGCGGTGCGCGATCTGCTCGACCGGGGCCACTATGTCGGGTCGAACGCATCCTATAATCTCAAGCAGCTGGTCGAGAGCGGCTACCTCGATCGCGGCGCCTCGCCGCGCGACCGGCGCCTCGCCCGAATCTCGCTCTCGCCCAAGGGGCAGCTTCTCTGCGAGCGGCTGCGCCTGCTCGACGAGACCAGCCAGTTCGGCCAGAATCCGGAGATCGACATCGAAACCGATCTTCAGACCACCCACGACACGCTGCGCCGCCTGGAACAATGGTGGAGCGATGCGTTGCGCTATGGAGGGGTCCTGCTCGCCTCATGCACATCTTATTCGTTCATCGTTCAGGATCAGGTCAATTTGCTCACCTGA
- a CDS encoding HlyD family type I secretion periplasmic adaptor subunit: MSGLPMLKEPGRSLVPFSQAEEPDDERVPTLRSLILAGVTAVAVGFGGFGAWALTAHLDNAAVAVGTVIVDSKRKTVSHLEGGVLKMLLKGEGDRVTQGEPLLRLEDARAKAELQQLQGKRVGFEAKLARLKAEQTSAAEIDFPDDIDRAQTPIAREVVVAERTLFRARGQVYDGKIRIQQRVIEQFQAESEALQAQIEATRYQRSLIDEETRIVGELYEKRYAKRTQLVDLQTKQSELTGRAGEMAARKAKAEQAVAGANLEILSIGLDRQSEIAKDLQDTQLSLSEVVERIIQAQDILRRLVVLSPQEGIVANIRMRTAGSAIAAGEAILDIVPEHEPLIVEAKVDPRDIDVVRMGAETRIRLTAFNARLLPPLQATVNYVAADQLVDEKTGAAYFIVRAEIKPESLAENKISLQAGMAAEVLIVNGSRRAVDYLLAPITDSFHRAFRED; this comes from the coding sequence ATGAGTGGGCTTCCGATGCTGAAAGAGCCTGGCCGGTCGCTCGTCCCGTTCTCGCAGGCGGAGGAGCCGGACGATGAGCGCGTGCCGACGCTGCGCAGCCTCATCCTGGCCGGGGTGACGGCGGTCGCCGTCGGCTTCGGCGGCTTCGGCGCATGGGCACTGACCGCCCATCTCGACAATGCGGCGGTCGCGGTCGGCACCGTCATCGTCGACAGCAAGCGCAAGACGGTGAGCCATCTCGAGGGCGGCGTCCTCAAGATGCTGCTCAAGGGCGAAGGCGATCGCGTTACCCAGGGCGAGCCGCTGCTGCGTCTGGAGGATGCCCGCGCCAAGGCTGAGCTGCAGCAGCTCCAGGGCAAGCGGGTCGGTTTCGAGGCCAAGCTCGCCCGGCTCAAGGCGGAGCAGACCAGCGCCGCCGAGATCGATTTTCCCGATGATATCGACAGGGCGCAGACGCCGATCGCGCGCGAGGTCGTCGTCGCCGAGCGCACGCTGTTTCGCGCCCGCGGGCAGGTCTATGACGGCAAGATCCGTATCCAGCAGCGCGTCATCGAGCAGTTCCAGGCCGAATCCGAGGCGCTTCAGGCCCAGATCGAGGCAACGCGCTATCAGCGCTCGCTGATCGACGAGGAAACACGCATTGTCGGCGAGCTCTACGAGAAACGCTACGCCAAGCGCACCCAGCTCGTCGACCTCCAGACCAAGCAGAGCGAATTGACCGGGCGCGCCGGCGAGATGGCGGCGCGCAAGGCCAAGGCCGAGCAGGCGGTGGCCGGCGCCAATCTCGAGATTCTCTCGATCGGGCTCGATCGCCAGAGCGAGATCGCCAAGGATCTGCAGGACACTCAACTCTCGCTGTCGGAAGTGGTCGAGCGGATCATCCAGGCCCAAGATATCCTGCGGCGTCTCGTCGTGCTCTCGCCGCAGGAGGGCATCGTCGCCAATATCCGGATGCGCACCGCCGGCAGCGCCATCGCCGCGGGCGAGGCGATTCTCGACATCGTGCCCGAGCATGAGCCGCTGATCGTCGAGGCCAAGGTCGATCCGCGCGACATCGACGTCGTGCGGATGGGGGCAGAAACCCGTATCCGGCTCACCGCTTTCAACGCGCGGCTGCTGCCGCCCCTGCAGGCGACAGTCAACTATGTCGCCGCCGATCAGCTCGTCGACGAAAAGACTGGCGCGGCCTATTTCATCGTGCGCGCCGAGATCAAGCCCGAGAGCCTCGCCGAAAATAAAATATCGCTGCAGGCCGGCATGGCGGCCGAGGTGCTGATCGTCAACGGCTCGCGCCGCGCGGTGGATTATCTGCTTGCGCCCATCACGGACAGCTTCCACCGAGCCTTCCGCGAAGACTGA
- a CDS encoding class I SAM-dependent methyltransferase: MTATLALRPIAPEPALPSCPVGPEFDWLLASVQTNRFLPHPPPDSIFVGDGDYRAIGAEFLGHFVRLGRLSPTERVFDIGCGIGRMAVPLTQYLDPERGSYDGVDPVMDGILWCAQTITPAYPRFHFQRLDIAHPLYNPQGSLPGTEVQFGFANGSFDFITMVSVATHLPPDELVVYVNEASRLLAPGGRLFLTAFAIDGQSTGQERLKFKRWQDGPGWYAIEEAPLAAAGIDAGFLLETTQNAGLAVSSLSRGHWRGISAAHYQDLLIAIKPERGPERSL; encoded by the coding sequence ATGACGGCGACACTGGCCTTGAGACCCATAGCGCCCGAACCGGCGCTCCCCAGCTGCCCGGTCGGGCCGGAGTTCGACTGGCTGCTGGCTTCGGTCCAGACCAACCGCTTCCTGCCGCATCCGCCGCCGGACAGCATTTTTGTCGGCGATGGCGATTATCGTGCGATCGGCGCGGAATTCCTCGGTCATTTCGTCCGTCTGGGCCGGCTGTCGCCGACGGAGCGCGTGTTCGACATCGGCTGCGGCATCGGCCGCATGGCTGTGCCGCTGACGCAGTACCTCGACCCCGAGCGCGGCAGCTATGACGGCGTCGATCCGGTCATGGACGGCATCCTGTGGTGCGCGCAGACGATCACGCCGGCCTATCCGCGCTTCCACTTCCAGCGGCTCGACATCGCCCATCCGCTCTACAATCCGCAAGGCTCGCTGCCTGGTACGGAGGTGCAGTTCGGCTTTGCCAATGGCAGCTTCGATTTCATCACGATGGTGTCGGTCGCCACGCATCTGCCGCCCGACGAGCTCGTGGTCTATGTCAACGAGGCCTCGCGCCTGCTGGCTCCCGGCGGCCGGCTCTTCCTGACCGCCTTCGCGATCGACGGCCAGAGCACGGGGCAGGAGCGCCTGAAGTTCAAGCGCTGGCAGGACGGGCCGGGCTGGTACGCGATCGAGGAGGCGCCGCTGGCGGCTGCCGGCATCGATGCGGGCTTCCTGCTCGAGACGACGCAGAATGCCGGCCTGGCCGTCTCCAGCCTGAGCCGCGGCCATTGGCGCGGGATCAGCGCGGCGCATTACCAGGACCTGCTGATCGCCATCAAGCCGGAGCGCGGCCCGGAGCGTAGCCTATGA
- a CDS encoding glycosyltransferase has translation MHILFVHRSGSGQFAHLIARLVAEGAEVTLITERAEQERPGLRQVIYSVGEPSTAHATLAATDYHVRTGEAVAAELARLRRHDPPDAVIGHIGWGGLLFAKDAMPGVPLIGYCEYYYNGTGSDLDFDPSSPVSDAERRRIRMRNAAQLVTLETLDAAYAPTRWQQLQYPRSLRSRIAICHDGIDMTACHPNPDASFTLPDGRRLRRGDPVVTFAARDLDPYRGYPQFMRAAALVARKRPDTIFVAVGGDGPGYGRPRPDGRPWRQAMLNETGLDAQIVHIPWLAYEALIRLFQVSAAHVYLSTPFVLSWSVLEAMACGSLVIGSRTPPVQEVITDRVNGLLVPFFDEAALAGTIDEALEKQASFAGLRQAARNSVVAKYDLQTCLDRQRGLIGRLVAQDDLLLA, from the coding sequence ATGCACATCTTATTCGTTCATCGTTCAGGATCAGGTCAATTTGCTCACCTGATCGCGCGCCTCGTCGCCGAAGGCGCCGAGGTCACGCTCATCACCGAACGGGCCGAGCAGGAGCGGCCGGGCCTCAGGCAGGTGATCTATTCCGTCGGCGAGCCGTCGACGGCCCATGCCACGCTGGCGGCGACCGACTACCATGTCCGGACCGGAGAGGCCGTGGCGGCCGAACTCGCACGGCTGCGGCGCCATGATCCGCCCGACGCCGTCATCGGCCATATCGGCTGGGGCGGCCTGCTCTTCGCGAAGGATGCGATGCCGGGCGTGCCGCTGATCGGCTATTGCGAATATTACTATAACGGAACCGGCTCGGATCTCGACTTCGATCCGTCTTCGCCGGTCTCCGATGCGGAGCGCCGGCGCATCCGCATGCGCAACGCGGCCCAGCTCGTCACGCTGGAGACGCTCGACGCCGCCTATGCGCCGACGCGCTGGCAACAGCTGCAATATCCCCGCAGCCTGCGTTCGCGCATCGCGATCTGCCATGACGGCATCGACATGACGGCGTGCCATCCCAACCCGGACGCGAGCTTCACCTTGCCCGACGGGCGCAGGCTGCGGCGCGGCGATCCGGTCGTGACATTCGCCGCGCGCGATCTCGACCCCTACCGCGGTTATCCACAGTTCATGCGCGCAGCAGCTCTCGTCGCGCGCAAACGACCTGACACGATCTTCGTTGCAGTGGGCGGTGACGGGCCCGGCTACGGCCGGCCGCGTCCGGATGGGCGGCCTTGGCGCCAAGCCATGCTGAATGAGACGGGGCTGGACGCACAGATCGTCCATATCCCCTGGCTCGCCTATGAGGCGCTGATCCGGCTGTTCCAGGTCTCGGCCGCCCATGTCTATCTGAGCACGCCCTTCGTGCTGTCCTGGTCGGTGCTGGAAGCGATGGCTTGTGGCAGCCTCGTCATCGGCTCGCGCACGCCCCCGGTCCAGGAGGTGATCACGGATCGGGTCAACGGCCTGCTGGTGCCGTTCTTCGATGAAGCGGCGCTAGCTGGCACCATCGATGAGGCGCTGGAGAAGCAGGCCTCCTTCGCGGGGCTGCGCCAGGCGGCTCGCAACTCGGTCGTGGCGAAATACGATCTCCAGACCTGCCTCGACCGGCAGCGCGGCCTGATCGGGCGCCTCGTCGCGCAGGACGACCTGCTCCTGGCCTGA
- a CDS encoding calcium-binding protein, translating into MATIEGSAFDDFLIGSRFSDVIHGAAGHDVIHGGGGGDFLFGDSGNDVAFGDTGDDAIFGGSGDDVLFGGQGDDFLTGDAGNDALFGDDGSDFLTGGAGNDVLDGGAGDDILQGGAGNDILLGGAGDDILQGGAGNDLLLGGAGNDLLQGGAGSDVLIAGAGNDLLQGGAGDDLLFGGAGDDILSGGAGHDVFVFAGGGGNDVVLDFQAGSDMLQIASDINGTGVHSAEDVAARATTVGGNAIIDLGHGDTLTLVGVTAEDVQSDPHSYFSVA; encoded by the coding sequence ATGGCCACGATAGAGGGAAGTGCATTCGACGACTTTTTGATCGGTAGCCGATTCAGCGACGTCATTCATGGCGCCGCGGGGCATGACGTCATTCACGGTGGCGGCGGAGGTGATTTTCTCTTCGGCGACAGCGGCAATGACGTGGCCTTCGGTGATACCGGCGATGACGCCATCTTCGGCGGGAGCGGCGACGATGTCCTTTTCGGGGGACAAGGCGACGACTTCCTGACCGGCGATGCGGGCAATGATGCCCTGTTCGGCGATGACGGTTCCGATTTCCTGACCGGTGGAGCCGGCAACGACGTCCTGGACGGTGGTGCCGGGGACGACATCCTGCAGGGCGGCGCCGGCAATGACATCCTGCTCGGCGGTGCCGGGGACGATATCCTGCAAGGTGGCGCCGGCAACGACCTGCTTCTCGGTGGCGCAGGCAACGACCTTCTGCAGGGCGGTGCGGGCAGTGACGTGCTCATTGCCGGTGCCGGCAACGACCTCCTGCAAGGTGGGGCGGGTGATGACCTGCTGTTCGGCGGCGCGGGCGACGACATCCTTTCGGGTGGCGCTGGCCATGACGTCTTCGTCTTCGCCGGTGGCGGCGGCAACGATGTCGTGCTCGATTTCCAGGCCGGCTCGGACATGCTGCAGATCGCCTCGGACATCAACGGCACCGGCGTTCACTCCGCCGAGGATGTGGCGGCGCGTGCGACGACGGTTGGCGGCAACGCCATCATCGATCTCGGCCATGGCGATACGCTGACCCTGGTCGGCGTCACGGCCGAAGACGTCCAGAGCGATCCGCACTCCTACTTCTCGGTCGCCTGA
- a CDS encoding glycosyltransferase family 4 protein — protein MTRRILVVAHNHPDLHPGGTEIFAHDLAQGYREQGCEVLFLGATNSIHRQPHPGTALQATGESGDVLLWSGHFDRFHLSQIDHYGTLQDLATLLQEFRPDVVHIHHLVLIGAEFLPLARRLLPNAAIVMTLHDYYSICHHDGLMVRPTDKQRCSGASPTACHGCFPEIGSDRFLLRERFLKTHLAAVDRFVAPSHFLRQRYLDWGLPGEKIEVIANARPAQDAVAHRPTEGRRTSFGYFGNINPWKGALPLLQAAKLMKAAGDTGFELRIHGGAPFQTEAFTTAFSQALAAAGGVVTHCGPYRREDVPALMSEIDWVVMPSIWWENAPLVIQEAFQHRRPVIASGIGGMAEMVRDGVDGLHARPGDPAHLARILRRAIEEDGLWQRLVDGIAPQSGMADCAVTHLGLFDRLKLPVAA, from the coding sequence ATGACGCGCCGTATCCTCGTCGTTGCGCATAATCACCCGGACCTGCATCCGGGCGGGACCGAGATCTTCGCCCATGACCTGGCTCAGGGCTATCGCGAGCAGGGCTGCGAGGTGCTGTTCCTGGGCGCCACCAACAGCATTCACCGGCAGCCCCATCCCGGCACCGCCCTCCAGGCGACCGGCGAGAGCGGCGACGTGCTGCTCTGGAGCGGCCATTTCGACCGCTTCCATCTCAGCCAGATCGATCATTACGGCACATTGCAGGACCTCGCGACGCTGCTGCAGGAGTTCAGGCCGGATGTCGTCCACATCCACCACCTCGTCCTGATCGGCGCGGAATTCCTGCCGCTGGCGCGCCGGCTGCTGCCGAACGCGGCGATCGTGATGACGCTGCACGACTATTACTCGATCTGCCACCATGACGGGCTGATGGTGCGGCCGACCGACAAGCAACGCTGTTCCGGCGCCTCGCCGACGGCCTGCCATGGCTGCTTCCCCGAGATCGGCTCGGATCGCTTCCTGCTGCGCGAGCGTTTCCTGAAGACCCATCTGGCCGCGGTCGATCGCTTCGTCGCGCCGAGCCACTTCCTGCGCCAGCGCTATCTGGACTGGGGACTGCCCGGCGAGAAGATCGAGGTCATCGCCAATGCCCGGCCGGCGCAGGACGCCGTCGCGCACCGCCCGACCGAGGGACGCAGGACGAGCTTCGGCTATTTCGGCAACATCAACCCCTGGAAGGGGGCCTTGCCCCTGCTGCAGGCGGCGAAGCTGATGAAGGCCGCCGGCGACACCGGCTTCGAACTCCGCATCCATGGCGGCGCGCCGTTCCAGACCGAAGCCTTCACCACGGCTTTCAGCCAGGCGCTTGCGGCGGCCGGCGGCGTGGTGACCCATTGCGGCCCCTATCGCCGCGAGGACGTGCCGGCCCTGATGAGCGAGATCGACTGGGTGGTGATGCCCTCGATCTGGTGGGAGAACGCGCCGCTCGTCATCCAGGAGGCGTTCCAGCATCGTCGCCCGGTGATCGCCAGCGGCATCGGCGGCATGGCCGAGATGGTGCGCGACGGCGTTGACGGCCTGCATGCGCGGCCGGGCGATCCGGCGCATCTTGCCCGCATTTTGCGCCGCGCGATCGAGGAAGACGGGCTCTGGCAGCGCCTCGTCGACGGCATCGCACCGCAATCCGGCATGGCCGATTGCGCGGTGACGCATCTTGGTCTGTTCGACAGGCTCAAGCTCCCGGTGGCGGCATGA
- a CDS encoding glycosyltransferase, which yields MLTLAPAQVVDTGSTHLDLFRLSGSVFLLSWTLDAPSFGRPGVSLVGGGRRLASAAVTLGLSDGRERVVVAFRHGGHDGIVATLSDQGTTGDITARFDPALVHGMTEPVEILRDLTPKARLALASALVGPWPSLFGLSATASYLSFLRQFLLCLSPKPAPALPVAALVEGKVLVETSVQGGLSPIKSIHRLDSAGLNRLDARPRLGAIDRAGQRALHFILDEAPARSAGLLLLQSETGFVIRALPTRQAAPSLGRWWAGKSSTRDGLRNWIVEQLSGLSEQGRLLAIEMQRRAPLAVQNVRRSDDLPSAELDIALCNAGGLLLGGWFRDPDGLLDQMLLHRGEGAATPILDRLERFPALLPGGPGIEPRSATGFAALVPGYAAGAPVLQPRCELKLKSGTSLFLRPALQPADVVSVRARALAAIPPQHLTAEIMERTLAPMLAACQAQLREDRPEPRIKRFGKAPARPAASVVIPLYRAYEFLRVQIPAFAGDSWFADKAELIYVLDSPEHEAEVAHLLGGLHLAYGLPMQLVVMGRNGGFSAACNAGANVARGDALALVNSDVIPASDGWLPALIRKLDRRNRVGAVGPKLLYDDGSLQHAGLYFKRDSKGCWLNHHYFKGMPGHYAPANVERPVPGVTGACIVMSRALFTEIGGFDDAYVIGDYEDSDLCLKIRRAGFNIVYAPSVALYHLERQSISKSLDYTRGVASQHNSWLQTRRWDAQIELLMGEIDAPASVRKPSLREPDILPRANLRRATAA from the coding sequence ATGCTTACACTTGCGCCCGCCCAAGTGGTGGACACTGGATCAACGCATCTCGACCTGTTCCGGCTCAGCGGATCGGTCTTCCTGTTGTCGTGGACGCTCGATGCGCCGTCTTTCGGCCGTCCCGGCGTCTCGCTGGTCGGTGGTGGCAGGCGCCTGGCCTCGGCTGCGGTCACGCTCGGCTTGAGTGACGGCCGCGAGCGCGTCGTCGTCGCTTTCCGCCATGGCGGGCATGACGGCATCGTCGCGACGCTCTCCGATCAAGGCACGACGGGCGACATCACCGCGCGGTTCGATCCGGCCCTGGTCCATGGCATGACCGAGCCTGTGGAGATTCTGCGCGACTTGACGCCGAAGGCGAGGCTGGCCCTTGCCAGCGCGCTTGTCGGTCCCTGGCCGTCCTTGTTCGGCCTGTCGGCGACGGCGAGCTATCTCTCGTTTCTGCGCCAGTTCCTGCTCTGCCTTTCGCCTAAGCCCGCGCCGGCCTTGCCCGTGGCCGCGCTGGTCGAGGGCAAGGTCCTTGTCGAAACCTCGGTGCAAGGCGGGCTCAGCCCGATCAAATCCATCCACCGGCTCGACAGCGCGGGCCTCAACCGCCTCGACGCCCGGCCGCGCCTGGGAGCCATCGACCGGGCGGGGCAGCGTGCCTTGCATTTCATCCTGGACGAGGCGCCGGCGCGCAGCGCCGGTCTGCTCCTTCTCCAAAGCGAGACCGGTTTCGTCATTCGCGCCTTGCCGACACGCCAGGCGGCCCCATCGCTCGGCCGTTGGTGGGCCGGCAAGTCCAGCACGCGCGACGGATTGCGCAACTGGATCGTCGAGCAGCTCTCCGGATTGTCGGAGCAGGGCAGGCTGCTCGCGATCGAGATGCAGCGGCGCGCGCCGCTCGCAGTGCAGAATGTCCGCCGCAGCGACGACCTGCCTTCGGCGGAGCTCGATATCGCCCTGTGCAATGCGGGCGGCCTGCTGCTGGGCGGCTGGTTCCGCGATCCCGACGGCCTGCTTGATCAGATGCTGCTTCATCGCGGCGAGGGGGCTGCGACCCCGATCCTTGACCGCCTGGAGCGTTTTCCGGCGCTGCTGCCGGGAGGTCCCGGCATTGAGCCTCGTTCCGCGACGGGGTTTGCCGCCCTCGTTCCCGGCTATGCAGCCGGGGCACCGGTTCTGCAACCGCGCTGCGAGCTGAAGCTGAAATCCGGCACGTCTTTGTTCCTGCGTCCGGCCCTCCAGCCGGCCGATGTGGTTTCGGTTCGCGCCCGGGCGCTCGCCGCGATCCCGCCTCAGCATCTGACGGCCGAGATCATGGAGCGGACGCTGGCCCCGATGCTCGCCGCCTGCCAGGCGCAGTTGCGCGAGGATCGGCCGGAGCCGCGCATCAAGCGTTTCGGCAAGGCGCCGGCGCGCCCGGCTGCCTCGGTCGTGATTCCGCTCTACCGCGCCTATGAGTTCCTGCGCGTCCAGATTCCGGCCTTCGCCGGGGATTCCTGGTTCGCTGACAAGGCCGAGCTGATCTATGTGCTCGACTCGCCCGAGCATGAAGCCGAGGTCGCGCATCTCCTGGGCGGGCTTCACCTGGCTTATGGCCTGCCGATGCAGCTCGTCGTCATGGGCCGCAATGGCGGCTTCTCGGCCGCCTGCAATGCGGGGGCGAACGTGGCGCGCGGCGACGCGCTGGCGCTGGTCAATTCCGATGTGATCCCGGCCAGCGACGGCTGGCTGCCGGCACTCATTCGCAAGCTCGACCGGCGCAATCGCGTCGGCGCCGTGGGCCCAAAGCTGCTCTATGACGACGGCTCGCTGCAGCATGCGGGGCTCTACTTCAAGCGCGACAGCAAAGGCTGCTGGCTCAACCATCATTACTTCAAGGGCATGCCGGGCCATTACGCTCCGGCGAATGTCGAGCGACCGGTTCCGGGCGTCACCGGTGCCTGCATCGTGATGTCCCGGGCGCTGTTCACCGAGATCGGTGGCTTCGACGACGCCTATGTCATCGGCGATTACGAGGACAGCGATCTTTGCCTGAAGATCCGGCGCGCCGGCTTCAACATCGTCTATGCGCCCAGCGTGGCGCTCTACCATCTCGAGCGGCAGTCGATCTCGAAGAGCCTCGACTACACGCGCGGCGTCGCCTCGCAGCATAATTCCTGGCTCCAGACCCGGCGCTGGGACGCGCAGATCGAATTGCTGATGGGCGAGATCGACGCCCCGGCATCGGTGCGCAAGCCGTCCCTGCGCGAGCCCGACATCCTTCCCCGCGCCAATCTCAGGAGAGCGACAGCAGCATGA
- a CDS encoding type I secretion system permease/ATPase, with protein sequence MKAATQAPDALIRDLQRSFAGGLAYAGFLSFCVNILLLTVPLFMIQVQERVVVSRSLDTLTMLLVIAVGALALYGTIEFIRSLTFQAMASIFARRLNLPALQAAVSASLEQGSGQSTQAIRDLNDIRYFIASSAIATPLEAAWSPIFLAVLFIFHPIYGLVGAVSLLILLILGVLSDLLTRRILKEANEAGVASINEVGASLRHAETIEAMGMLPALAKRWRGQQLAMIEHLDLGTRRGKFIAALTRSSRMTMQLAIYATGAVLIIRNEVSAGTLMAASILLGRLLAPFDSMIGDWRQWVLAASAWKRVRDLVQSRVSQRQTVPTPRTQGDLVIDRVVFAPQGSEQTVIKSVSFTLEPGEVLGIVGPSGAGKSTLARLLVGVLKPNVGGVYLDGHNVFLWERSSFGDMVGYLPQSVSLLNGTIAENIARMRNPDPHAILEAARIAGVHELIGRMPLGYDTNVNDGDFKLSGGQRQRIGLARALYGSPRLVVLDEPNANLDAEGEQGLIRAVNAARESGAIVVLIAHRPSIMQVVDKILVLREGRINQFGPRSAIAGMITPGGLVEMEPAKQAEQPKPVREVTA encoded by the coding sequence ATGAAGGCTGCAACCCAGGCGCCTGACGCCTTGATTCGAGATTTGCAGCGCTCTTTTGCGGGGGGCTTGGCCTATGCCGGCTTCCTGAGCTTCTGCGTCAATATCCTGCTGCTGACCGTTCCGCTGTTCATGATCCAGGTGCAGGAGCGCGTCGTGGTCAGCCGCAGCCTGGACACGCTGACCATGCTCCTGGTGATCGCGGTCGGGGCGCTCGCGCTCTATGGCACGATCGAGTTCATTCGCTCCCTGACGTTCCAGGCGATGGCGAGCATCTTTGCGCGCCGGCTCAACCTGCCGGCACTGCAGGCGGCGGTCTCGGCCTCGCTCGAGCAGGGCTCCGGCCAGTCCACGCAGGCGATCCGCGATCTCAACGACATCCGCTATTTCATTGCGAGCTCGGCGATCGCGACGCCGCTGGAGGCGGCCTGGTCGCCGATCTTCCTGGCGGTGCTGTTCATCTTCCACCCGATCTACGGGCTCGTCGGCGCCGTATCGCTGTTGATCCTGCTCATCCTCGGTGTGCTCTCAGACCTGCTGACGCGGCGTATCCTGAAGGAGGCCAACGAGGCGGGCGTCGCCAGCATCAACGAGGTCGGCGCCAGCCTGCGGCACGCCGAGACGATCGAGGCGATGGGCATGCTGCCGGCCTTGGCCAAGCGCTGGCGCGGCCAGCAACTGGCCATGATCGAGCATCTCGACCTCGGCACAAGGCGCGGCAAGTTCATCGCCGCGCTGACGCGCTCCTCGCGCATGACGATGCAGCTGGCGATCTACGCCACCGGAGCCGTGCTGATCATCCGCAACGAGGTCTCGGCAGGCACGCTGATGGCGGCGAGCATCCTGCTCGGCCGACTGCTGGCGCCCTTCGATTCGATGATCGGGGACTGGCGGCAATGGGTGCTGGCGGCCTCCGCCTGGAAGCGGGTGCGCGATCTGGTGCAGTCGCGCGTCTCGCAACGCCAGACCGTGCCGACGCCGCGGACGCAGGGCGATCTCGTCATCGACCGCGTCGTCTTCGCGCCGCAAGGCTCCGAGCAGACCGTGATCAAGAGCGTCTCCTTCACGCTCGAGCCGGGTGAGGTCCTGGGCATCGTCGGGCCGTCGGGCGCCGGCAAGTCGACCCTGGCGCGATTGCTCGTCGGCGTGCTCAAGCCGAATGTCGGCGGCGTCTATCTCGACGGCCACAATGTCTTTCTCTGGGAGCGTAGCTCCTTCGGCGACATGGTCGGCTATCTCCCGCAATCGGTCTCGCTGCTGAACGGCACAATCGCCGAGAACATAGCGCGCATGCGCAATCCCGATCCGCACGCCATCCTGGAGGCGGCGCGCATCGCCGGCGTGCATGAGCTGATCGGCCGCATGCCGCTCGGCTACGACACCAATGTCAATGACGGTGATTTCAAGCTTTCCGGCGGCCAGCGCCAGCGTATCGGGCTGGCGCGCGCGCTCTACGGCTCGCCGCGTCTGGTCGTGCTCGACGAGCCCAACGCCAATCTCGACGCCGAGGGCGAGCAGGGCCTGATCCGCGCGGTCAACGCGGCGCGCGAGAGCGGCGCGATCGTGGTGCTGATCGCGCACCGGCCCTCGATCATGCAGGTGGTCGACAAGATTCTGGTGTTGCGCGAGGGCCGCATCAACCAGTTCGGCCCGCGTTCAGCGATCGCCGGCATGATCACGCCCGGCGGCCTGGTCGAGATGGAGCCGGCCAAGCAAGCCGAGCAGCCCAAGCCAGTGCGGGAGGTGACGGCATGA